AAAGtatattctaatttatatactttaaaggTGTGTAACTAAGTAAACtatagtatttttagtatcatacaatactaaaaaataataggaaTAACATATGTGGTGCTATTGGTCATGTTATGTCAATTGATTGTTACAGTCAGAGggttaaacaattatattaattggcTACATATCGTAACAAAACATCAATTTAATTGAACTACACCTAGACTAACTACTACTATAGCtactatacaaataaatataaatctaaatacaattgaataaaGACTTGTATAACTTACCCCAACTTTCCGAAGAAGATCACCAACTATATTTATGGCAGATACCCGAGAAGATGGTGTCAATGCATTACCGTTAACTTCACctaatgaaataacaaaaatgattCATCTAAATTTTGCAGATGAGGATATAAATTAACTTCAATgaacattataaatgttaaaagttataacatattataattaaaatcaaagagCTCTTCAAGCACTGCTTACAATATAAAGTGAAAAAACtcttattaactattacttacatttatttgtacTGCTTACTAGAGAAACATAATGTCATGTCTTTGACGCATATACAAAATGAAAGAACTTACGTCTTGGTGATGTTATAGAAGTTTGTGTTTCTATTTCTACTTGTGACCTAGTTGAGAGgccattacatatattttcatttgtactGGAAtcctctttttttaatattggaatttTTTCTATCACTTTTAATTCTTGCTTGAGATCTGGAAACACATGATttgtgtgaaataaaaaaaatctgttttacTGAATGTTGTCAATGTCAAATTAGTTATATCTTATAATCTCTTTAGATAGTTGGtacaatgttttttaatataattaaagatataattaagtatgaaaaatattttattaaaatttatatattaaccattatttAAAATCACCTTCAATTAACATCAAAATTGATGAGATAAATGACTAACTATGCATGATATGCTTTGCAATaccttcttatttttttatgaatatttaaaatcatattctaCCTATTGTACGTAAAAGAAATGTAATGTCTACTAAAACTCCAGCAGAACCTTcaaataagtatgtatgtatatatatatgtttatatgtatttagactcttaaaaatatgtatagtataaatcaagcaaaataaaatataacttgcaaaaactttaaactatttttgtaagttgattttaatgaatattaaaacttattatttgacaatattaataattataatttttttagtttagcTTTATTGGTCATACAACCATACTGTCGAAATCAAACACacattttaaagaaacaaatattttcttcaaaaatttaattacatatgttgcattattattataatatatgtaaaaaaacataCCTCTGGCTTCATCTGTTGCTCTTTGCAATCTCACCCTCAAATTCTCCATTTCATCTACTTCACTTTCTAAAACTGCATTGCGTTCATATGCTTGATTTAATAAAGTTTCTATACAAGACACTGATTCTGATATGATtctaaaaataagacaaaattattatagtaacaGGTTGCCATTAGAGAAGAGCTGAAAGAATATAATTAAGAGAAATCTATAGTGAGAGAAGGCAAAGAAAATAGTTTAACTATAGAaatgaatagaaaataaaaaactgatGTGAATTGATATACATGTAAGCAAATGCCGATAGTTTAAATATTCTTGAGATAAActtgtattcaataaaaaattttttcattataaaaaacaaataattacctTTGCCCCCTTTCCAGATCatcatttttttgttctaaCTCTCTAATATATATAgcttgtttttctttttctatgtTGAGTGCCTTTAATTCATTTTCTAAAGCATTTGTTTCATGTTGACTTCTGTCTAGTTTATTCtgaaaatgtatacataatatttaaataaaactcgttACGGCCACTAAATGACCTCATCAGCGTCGTTTTAACCCATGAcacaatattacaaattaatgtcAAACCTTGAgatcatcaattttattttgaagccGTTGATTTTGATGATCCAAATctctattttgtttttcaactTGCTCTAATGAAGCCTCTAATTCCTTTTCAAGTTGTGCCGAGTTTTCTGTGTATTCATCTAATTCCTGTTGTATGTCTCTTGCCCTacacaataaaatcaatatttaatacaaacattATCACCTATTAAGAGAATCTAATAGTAAATTATAAGCTGATTCTACTTCTGTTCATAATGTTTTGCTTGTTCCTTCCAATATTCCACTGATTCCTGATCTAACTGTTTTGGAGATTCCATATTTTAAGACTAAATTTTGAGAATACGCTGTTCACACTTTTCTATGGCTTAatgttttatgattaatattgtacatatggtattgaatattttatgcaaaatatttatcgtaTGATCGAAATCAGTagatttcttttgttatattacTACGAATCAGCCATTATATTAGTTGAAACGCAAATTGTGACACAACTTCCTTAACACAGTCCTTCAAAACAAGTcaaatacagattaaatttacaaaatcattGACACAAAAGATTCATTTAAcagatgaaataaattttaaatatattgaaaattgtaataGACAAATAGGGATACCACCAGAACCCATGACTTAAACTAAAGATCTCCAAATTAtagaagtaaataatttaatgtaataaattaataattaaaaataagaaaaaaaaaagaaattactcTCCGTATTACATTTTGAAGTTACTAAaagtaatatacaaaaatgctAAATGTAAATTATGTGTCATTTGAATAcctaaataatactaaatagtttttagtttcgtttttagttttttttttgtttttaattgatttagacctttgttcagcagtggacagcagtgggctgattgattgattgaaatagtttttagtgaaacaataataaaatccttATTTCCAATTCAATATTAGACTTATTGcggtttaaatgtatatattttaaccttCCTCGGTTCTTCGGGTCATATTGACCCGAATCTGATGTTTAACTGGCAATAaaagttgtaatttttaatataatttattaagacttcaggacaattattaattatgtattcacTCTATATCAGTActgtaaaattatagaaaagtcTCATATCTTAGCTAGAATAAGTTTTTTCCATCTTAGGTTCCTCGGGTCAATAATACCCGAGTATGAAAAAAACCCTCGGGTCAGAAAAGCCCGTGTTCGTTAACAATAATGCTTTGTTGAATTCTAAGGATAtggttacaatttataaatattagtcaaaCCTCAATCATCACTGATTGTGTTATTGTTGAAAgtaaattgagaaaaatatttgttttcatctGCATCCGGTTACATTACATTAGTTTCGTGagacgattatttttatatgattcatTTGTTGTTTGGATCGGACGTATTCCGCTAGTGTTTGAAATGGCTCACAATTTGACTAATTCTATGATTTCGTAAATCCTAAACTACGATATAAATTCTGAAGATAAAATAGTTAGTGAAATGGAGAATTATCCTAAACCTGTGTTTCATCTACTGTtgcattcaattcaaaaatggttctctcaataaaaatgtaattctgtTGAGcacaaatcacaaaaaaaaacagaatacaTCATTCAGAGCAGAAGAAACCAAAAATGATCATGGACAAGAAAAGGTGCTGTAGACTTTCTAGATAAAATGGCATCGGCCTATAGTTGTGACAACGAATGACAAGAAGGTGGCCAAtagttatatttcataatatgattGATATTTCATGTTTCTATGCTTTCTTATTATACCGTGACACCCATCCAGACTGGAAACAATTTCTAGAGAAATTAGACATGGGATTGGTAAATGATCACATCGAGCGTAGGCAAACTCTTCTTCGGACAAATGCTTCGCGGGAATTAGTGCTATGAAGTACGAATACAGTCAGATGTTACCGAGACAACTAATAATTCAACTACTCAGAGTTCTAATAAAAGGAAAAGGTGCAGTGTATGTCCATCTTCAAAAGATGTAAATTCATCAAAAATCTgtataaaatgtaagaaatacataatatgacTAAAACATTCTGAAGTTTTGTGCCTTTCGTGTTGCCAAGATAATGAgcaatatacgtataatatagtcgtttaatgtgattttattcgtatttaataaatatgatttaaaaatattatgatttaaatattaaattttgtatttaattcaaaacaattacTCCATATTTTTGCCATCGGGTCAATATGACCCGAAGGCCTCAAGTGTACAGTGTATTTGAAGAACCGAGGAAGGTTAACGTGTAAGTTTGGAAATGTaacataaagaataaaaaataatatatactagctTCAAAGAACTGTTTGTGCTCATGTGAGGTCACCTCACATAGGTGGCTGTTGATTAAATAGACGTGTAATTAAatctagtatttaattaaataaaaccattcAGGATGATTGTAAAATAAGCTTTAAGGCACTTTAAAACTGAGTTTGCTTTTGCAGCACTAGGGCATTTACATAAGAAGTGTTACAGTTTTAGGTTTTCCAGGTTATAAatagtcaataaataattttgcccACACTAAAACAATTGGCAATTTGGCAATGTCAATTGTCAAATGTCAAGTGTCATAGCATTTGGATGTTTTAAGTCAATACAAAATTGATTTTCATTTGATGGAATTTTTAACtgtaaaaagttatgagaaaGAAACTACTAaagttaatgaataaatattttgagtcAGAACTTGTGACAATGTAATGGTACACaagtctataaaaaatataaggtaTAATGCAAAATACAAATAGAATACAAACTTTAGTAGCCTTTATGTTTATGAATGACGTGTAATGTTTCCAACGGCGGACACTGAAGATATTTCACGGGTCACgtcattaaaaagaaaatcgaGTTTCTCTAGCAATGAGCGAGATTCCACTGAAAGCACTCAAGTGGCAAAGCAAAACAATAATAGGGAGTTAACCCTCAATATGTTGATCAAAGAAGTTGTGTTTTGTATCGCTCTAGCTTTAACAACTTACGGAGCTTTACATAATACGTgagttatttgatatattactgaaatataaaccattgataaaaagttatcactataatttttatattattattttaggccTGCAAAAATATCTAAAGTTCCTCGAGCAGTTAGATTCTTCTACTCTGATTCTGTTGTGGTAGACTGGTATAAAGGCCAGTTGAGTAATGCCTTAGCTACTATTAACACTGAAGACTTATCATTTGTTATGTATTATGCACCTTGGGATGCAGAATCACAGTATGTTAGAGGAGAATTTGAAAAGGCTGCACATATTTTAAGAGATAGAGTGAGTATTCAAATACTAAAGATTATTTTTCACATAGCAATAATATGTTATACTGAATgagacaagtattgttttttttccaTAATGAAAcagtatgtataatttatagaatTAGATGCTATATGATATTTAACAGCTGCTTGAGTAATTTGGCtgattttattgaaacaaaataatgtgtttaagaatgataataatatgttatagatgtgtttcttttatattttttcaggtACATTTTTCAGCCATTAACTGTTGGAATCCTGGTAGTGAATGTAGAttacaacataataaaataccATCATGGCCAATATTGATGGCATATACCGTTACCTCCAGAGGTGTCTTATACAAAGGTTAGTattcattttacataatttatctgAAGACTGTGTACTGATACACTGTTATAGcatcatttacatttaatttgttttaataggaCCAAGAAATGCCGAAAGTATGGTCAACTTTTTGGAAATGCTAATGAGGCCTCTTGAAAAAATTTCTAACACAGAAGACCTAGTCAACTTACTATCTATATGTGATGTAAGTTATTTTGTTCAATTagttaatacattataaatgataacaaatgaatatattactaatgatataattaacactatttaattatacttctGTTAATTGTCTCTTTCAGGCTGTAGCATTAGGTTTTACTCCACTGACAGACACATccagatattataatatttggtaCAATGTAGCACTCAAATCTCGTGAATTTGATACTGTCGGTGAAATATGTTTTGCTACTGTTACTTCTAAAGAGTTAGCAATGGATTTAGGAGTGGAAAGAGTTCCAAATTTAAGGCTTATGCTTTGGAATGATACAAAGGTAATATAGTGAAGGCATTTATTATCCTCTCTAGTGGCCAGTCATTGAATTTTGCTCAAGCTTCCTTATCTGAATTATTTAGGAATATACATAAACACCTCTGCTAAAAATATGTGTCTTTTAATaggttatttatatgtttataacctatattaaaattatgaatctTTGGTAACATCTTTTGAtagctatattaatatattaaaatgcaaaatatGGACATAATAGAAACATATAAACAGGACCTATgtgtttaaagaaaataaacatagaAGTAGATTACAACTTTGCAGtaatattagttaatatatataattatatataagttacaTGGATAACAAAGTCCACTGTAGGCCAAGGGATTAGAgtgtaaaagtattaaataaaaaaactcaaagAGAATCATAGAGAGATACACTATAGACAACATGTTGTCTATAGAGATTTCCTAGCTTAGTCAAGtattatatgatattgtttatatattttttactatgaaGATAAGTGTTTGCTTTagcaataaaaatcatatacttAGAGTttacttgtataaatatatttatataatttgattcaGGAGATTATTGAAGTTAATAAACTTCAAAAGTTTTTCTGAGATTTTCATGCATCGTTGTAAATTGGAGAGTcgagcccagtggttagaacgcgtgcaccttaaccgatgattgcgggttcaaactcaagcaagcaccgctgattcatgtgcttaatttgtctttataaaaatatttgaggaaacctgcatgtgacaaatttcatagaaattctgccacatgtgtattccaccaacctgcactggaatagcgtggtggaatatgttacaaaccttctcctcaaagggagagaaggcctttaacccagcagtgggaatttacaggctgttgttgttgttcttgtaaATTGGataagcataaatatattaagagagAATAGATACTAtctgttttaattgttttgttaggAGTACAAACCAGAGGATAGCAATCAGTCATGgaatgaaacatttataatgCACTGGGTGCTGCAAAATTTTGCCCAACCAGTCGCTAGGATTATTCCAATGTGGCAAAAGAGCTACAGTTTTGAGAGATTTGCAGACGGACAACCAATGTTGATTCTATTTACGCCTCTTAATCCGCTTTATGAACAATTACCATCATATGCTCTGGTAAgtgatttatttgatatttctaacaattgtaatatgaatttatatgtcttatttattttttaaataaatttcagttgCGTGAAGTGGCAAtggaatattataattgtaaaaacaatGAAAGTAATCAATGGACAGCTGAGCTAATAAAGCTGCAACAGGTACAAAGGTTGCTATACCAACAGAAGaactttttgaaattttgtCAAGAATACAAATTCAAAAAGCCTGTGAAAAAAGTTAACGCACTTTCAAAGAGAGATGTTTTCAtatctcaaaataataaatatctatggAATAACTTGACGCAGAAGACTCAGAAGAGCGGTATATTTAATTTCCTAATCAATCATGCACTGGTTACCTCAAAGGAGGCGGATGGTTCAAATGAAAATTTGTGGTCCAAATTAGGGTTTTTGGATCAATGTGGAATGAGCACCGCCAAGTCTTTACCCGCTGAAAAAAGTTTCtatgaaaattatgaaaaatgtcAGTCAATTGAAGACCAACTGAGGGAAGAGAGGGAGAGCACGGAAATGGAGGACCAAGAGtaagtaattttatgttatttataaagtattaaaactgTAAATTATTTCTTGCTAAGATAAGCCAACTGGCGCAAACCAATACTTTTACTGCTGGATTGTTTCCCCACAATACAGATTATCTCAACCAAGGACCAACTGCAGGAggattaaagacaaattaacttAGACATTGAATTGacgttcaaattaaatttatatttataaatttcgttttacTCCAGTGTTACCAGaaatcaaaatgtcaatttaaacttatttcagTGTAGAAACAACAATGTTGCCATTTGAAGACGATCCTTTGTCCGCTGAAAACCTTATTCAAGATAATGTGAAACATTTCTGCCGGCTTATGAGATTTGCCAACAAAATAAGCCCTCCAGTATCTCCGTCGAGAGTCACAAGTGGGAATATCACACATATTCATGGTCTTGcttgtaaaacaaataacacTCTGTATATGGCAGCCATTGATAGCGTCCGGAACTACCATTTTGCAGAGGCACttggtattaatataaaaaataaaaaggacaTGACCGCTGTAGTCATTTTGGATAGTAAGGTAACAATTCAGTTATTAGTAAATTTCTTTATAGTTATTGTGtagaagaaaaagaaattacTATAAGACATTTAATTTGTTATCCTGACTTCCTAACAGATGGTCAAAGgatcttataaaaataacaacgcACTTGGAATCGTTTCCGTTATTTATAATGTCtttgtttttatgaatatacaaaattgaattagtcgaataaaataagtttacgaAAAATGCTAATGATTAATTTCCAAAATAACGCATCTGTACCGTAAAAAagattatgaataattttgCTATTTTGACAAacactatattataatttttatgcatcgtgtgtgtctgtctgtataaTAATCGTGTACGATTACATATAACGCTATTCTTTCAGTACGAAACCCAGTACGTCATGTCAGAGGAATACAGCGCTAAATCACTGAgagaatttatatataattttactcaGAAGAACCTGAAGCGTACTTTACGAACTTACGTGGAGAACGCTAAATACACCCATTTTTTCGGTTCCGCTGGAAACacttatattaatgaaaaaaatgagAGTATGGTTCAGATATTAGACCTGACCACTCGCACATTCAAAAAAGTCGTCAGAACTCCGGGCACGGTGAGTTCAATAAAAAGgccttttgtatataattataatacatacaacaacaataacagcctgtaaattcccactgctgggccaaaggcctcctctcccttagaggagaaggtttggaacatattccaccacgctgttccaatgcgggttggtggattacatgtgtggcagaatttctatgaaatttgacacatgcaggtttcctcacgatgttttcctgttaatagatgaattataaagacaaattaagcacatgaatcagcgttgtttgcctgggttcgaacccgcaatcatcggttaagatgaacgcgttctaaccactgggccatctcgacttataatatataattataatacataagtcCCAGAGATTAAAATAAACACCGGCTACTCGGGGCAGTCTGCTtaacttgtctttataattcatctcgtactcagcggcgaaggaaaacatcgtgaggtaaccctgcatgtgacaaatttcatagaaattctgccacatgtacattccattggaagagcgtggtggaatatgttccaaaccctctctgtaatggaagaggaggccttatctcagcagtgggtaatgtacaggctgttactttgctcGGGGCAGGTGACGTTGGTGGCGGTGTGCGGCGGCGGCTGCGGCGCGCTGACGTCACGCGCGCTGGCGCACGCCGGGCGCGTGCTGCGCGCGTGCGGCGTGCGCGTGCAGTGCGCGCGCATCGACGCGCTGCGTCACGACCTACCGTGGCACTACACCGCGCACGTCTACCCCACCATACTCGTCTTCCCCGCTCACGGGTAATTGTTTTGTCAAACATTTATAACATATCAGATGATTACGGGTAATTATTGTTTAGTTTATTCTGTTCATTTTTCTAAAATGACATATGTctgcattataattaatatatgtcttCGTGGTGTGGTATAAAGCCGTCAAACTGGAAGAGTAGGATCAAATCCTGGAAGGACAAAGCATAGGGCTGGCCTTGCTGTCAATAAATTCTccagagttttttttttatggtataggttggcggacgagcatatgggccacctgatggtaagtggtcaccatcacccatagacaatgacactgtaagaaatattaactattccttacatcgccaatgtgccaccagccttgggaactaagatgttatgtcccttgtgcctgtagttacactggctcattcacccttcattCTGTTcaattcaaaccggaacacaacaatattgagtactgttatttggcggtagaataactgatggcggtaaatacccagacgggcttgcaccaagccctactaccaagtaaaatttataacatctcAGATGATTACGGGTAATTCTGTTTAGTTTATTCTGTTCATTTTTTCTAAAATGACATGTctgcattataattaataaatgtccgGCTTCGTGGTGTGGTATAAAGCCGTCAAACTGGAAGAGTAGGATCAAATACTGGAAGGACAAAGCATAGGGCTGGCCTTGCTGTCAATAAATTCTccagagttttttttttaatggtataggttgacggacgagcatatgggccacctgatggtaagtggtcactatcacccatagacaatgacgctgtaagaaatattaactattccttacatcgccaatgtgccaccagccttgggaactaagatgttatgtcccttgtgcctgtagttacactgcctaactcacccttcaaattggaacacaacatgATGGTGGTaaatacccagacgggcttgcaccaagccctactaccaagtaaaatttataacatctcAGATGATTACGGGTAATTCTGTTTAGTTTATTCTGTTCATTTTTCAAAAacacttattataattaatatatgtccGGCTTCGTGGTGAGGTATAAAGCCGTCAAACTGGAAGAGCAGGATCAAATACTTGAAGGACAAAGCATAGGGCTGGCTGCTGACCTTGCTGTCAATAAATTCTCCAGAGTGTTGAAATTAGCAGGAAGATGGGTATAAGAAATATACTCGTCCTTACGTCCAGTTTTGTGCCCACGTTTGTCACGTAATAAGGTTTTGACAAACACTAAAGTCGCGCTCGAAATGAGAAAGGTAAACTAAAGCTGGTTCTGGTGTGCGGTGCGCGCAGCGGCGGCGAGGCGGAGAGCCGACGTCCAGTTTTGTTTGTCACGTAATTTGGTTTCGATAAACACTCGCGCTCGAAATGAGGAAGGTAAACTAAAGCTGGTTCTGGTTTGTGGTGCGCGCAGCGGCGGCGAGGCGGAGAGCCGCGCGTTCCCCGGCGCCGAGCGCGTGTCTGGCGGCGCCGTGCTGGCGCTGGCGCTGCGCTCGCTGGTCGCGCCGCGGCAGCTGCGCGTGCGACTGGCGCTCTGCCAGCAGGCGCAGGTAAATGACGCATTTATTTGTGTTACAAAATACTGATCGAATTCAAAATTACTAACTTCTGCTTACTACTTcttgatgatatattttttaatgcaagtatgtatagtaggacacaaattagatgtatcatcggaaaatgcaatggaatgaaattaaaaccgattgctgccgatttacacaaccaatagaaatagctccctatcgcgccattcgacgctattcgtcgctatagattcacgcgtcagagaaagcaagtgtggGTAAAttcacgcgtcaaattgacgaatatattaggtcatatgatattacaagttattgcgtttgtgtaaagatcatattcgcgtgagatataaatattgataatttgttatagcatactcaattcggatgtgatcggttttacgaattttgccgatgcgacatctaagttgtgtcgtaatataccatattttgaaatttctaaATCTAAGTGGTAACTAAAAATCGTAAGACCAAAATTAAAACCACACGCATTCTTTCAAATATATGAGCTTTTGGTTGtattatgaagaaaaaaaagtattttctaaagctacaacaataactattttgttaaattcaaacgcgcaagGAGcacaataaacacaaatatttttatggaattaaaTTAGTCTGCTCATGATGGGGTAAAGGTTACTGACTATGTTATgactaaataaaatctaaagcTTTATAGTGCAGTTAAATGTGGCTTtgaaacaaatatgtaataGCTACATATAGTATACCTATACACAATCTATGTTATTGTGTTAATATACAGAATGCCGCCGAAATTATCACATCAGATGAAACGACGATTAATAATCGTTTATGAATTACTCTATGAATATGcggtaaacataatattttgaaggAAAATGCAAATAACATTTATCCGTTAACTTGATGCTCACTCTTTAAagcaaaatatcaaaataaaaataggtgctaattttagttattaggtattttataattctacaATTTTCATCCTCTAATCCATTACTTCATATTTGGACTGACGACAAAGACTGACGGTATTATTATGAATCAACgaaaaactataatttttgGCACTGTAAAATAGAGATGTATAAACAATGTCTAGAGATACATTGCTTATACATCGTCATAATCATACgattatacttataaaaccGTAGTATGTACCACTATAATcttcaattatttaatgttatatattttattcacttaactttgttttgaatatatatgtatatatgtaattagttTCCCtacataataagtaataaattttttcAGATGATAGATGAGAAAAAAGCATGTCTGAAAGATATGAGAGAACATATAAACAGTGTGATTGGCAGAAATTTGAAATACTGGCGCCGGACTGACGTCGGCGATCTCAAAGCCGCACTGCTAAAGAGGCTGCAACATTTGCACCAAGTGTCTTTATATATGAACCTGCTTCATATCTCGGATCTCAATGATAGTAATCAACTCCAGCAGTTACTCCTGCGATCCCTCGACAAAATGTCCGAAGTTTGGGACATCGACGAGTCTGTTTTAAGAAAAAGTGTCATTCCATCACAAATAAATAGATGATACTAGCTGTatactgtaaataatttatttgttatattgctCA
This window of the Vanessa cardui chromosome 5, ilVanCard2.1, whole genome shotgun sequence genome carries:
- the LOC124529726 gene encoding thioredoxin domain-containing protein 11, translated to MFPTADTEDISRVTSLKRKSSFSSNERDSTESTQVAKQNNNRELTLNMLIKEVVFCIALALTTYGALHNTPAKISKVPRAVRFFYSDSVVVDWYKGQLSNALATINTEDLSFVMYYAPWDAESQYVRGEFEKAAHILRDRVHFSAINCWNPGSECRLQHNKIPSWPILMAYTVTSRGVLYKGPRNAESMVNFLEMLMRPLEKISNTEDLVNLLSICDAVALGFTPLTDTSRYYNIWYNVALKSREFDTVGEICFATVTSKELAMDLGVERVPNLRLMLWNDTKEYKPEDSNQSWNETFIMHWVLQNFAQPVARIIPMWQKSYSFERFADGQPMLILFTPLNPLYEQLPSYALLREVAMEYYNCKNNESNQWTAELIKLQQVQRLLYQQKNFLKFCQEYKFKKPVKKVNALSKRDVFISQNNKYLWNNLTQKTQKSGIFNFLINHALVTSKEADGSNENLWSKLGFLDQCGMSTAKSLPAEKSFYENYEKCQSIEDQLREERESTEMEDQDVETTMLPFEDDPLSAENLIQDNVKHFCRLMRFANKISPPVSPSRVTSGNITHIHGLACKTNNTLYMAAIDSVRNYHFAEALGINIKNKKDMTAVVILDSKYETQYVMSEEYSAKSLREFIYNFTQKNLKRTLRTYVENAKYTHFFGSAGNTYINEKNESMVQILDLTTRTFKKVVRTPGTVTLVAVCGGGCGALTSRALAHAGRVLRACGVRVQCARIDALRHDLPWHYTAHVYPTILVFPAHGGGEAESRAFPGAERVSGGAVLALALRSLVAPRQLRVRLALCQQAQMIDEKKACLKDMREHINSVIGRNLKYWRRTDVGDLKAALLKRLQHLHQVSLYMNLLHISDLNDSNQLQQLLLRSLDKMSEVWDIDESVLRKSVIPSQINR
- the LOC124529587 gene encoding nuclear distribution protein nudE-like 1, producing MESPKQLDQESVEYWKEQAKHYEQKARDIQQELDEYTENSAQLEKELEASLEQVEKQNRDLDHQNQRLQNKIDDLKNKLDRSQHETNALENELKALNIEKEKQAIYIRELEQKNDDLERGQRIISESVSCIETLLNQAYERNAVLESEVDEMENLRVRLQRATDEARDLKQELKVIEKIPILKKEDSSTNENICNGLSTRSQVEIETQTSITSPRREVNGNALTPSSRVSAINIVGDLLRKVGLERFLCRECGKVKCSCGLETNGEQVVVQNHPPLDSKVENESTKLGVAVQNNDLDDPIEYRKPAELTRQYSRSEQLKSNSQKALPLSTHRSSEQPFVRSYQAENGKLRRSFIVRSRESLENFLNFTSTRKGPDQSKGKQILRQQF